One genomic region from Sphingobacterium sp. UGAL515B_05 encodes:
- a CDS encoding glycoside hydrolase family 2 protein gives MIKTKTSIFVLALSLFGWLNALAQQQQLSTPWTAIAKQTEIPLSEYPRPQMERNEWLCLNGKWDYIGGKDAPNALNPAVPISFDHSRESILVPYCPESYLSGVQRKQEINLWYRKNFELPNHWKGKDIILHFGAVDHDATIFVNGRKAGTHSGGYDSFWINITEFLKAGPNNIVVAAHDKNDGKYPSGKNGPRGDYTFSSGIWQTVWMEPVSKNHIQGIKLLPQVAEKQLKIQVTSTAKAKVMAIVSSEGKEISKTVIQSGMEFNIPVENPKLWSPDSPFLYDLKLSIHGKNGEIIDEVKSYFGMRDVKLGKVNGIVRPLLNDKFVMQLGLLDQGYWPDGILTAPTEEALKYDIEFTKKAGYNLIRKHMKTEPQRFYYWADKMGLLVWQDMPCLWYPDEDTTIYRKAFRDEYKAIIDDHYNSPSIIAWVPFNENWGAFDVRNITDWTKQYDPSRLVNGNSGFNNNPSYQKAYGDPGNGDFVDTHIYVGPKGASEPDPKRAASLGEFGGVGLFVRGHMWPVENNAYAYEPTIEALTDRYIFLMDNVEQLLRYKGLSVAIYTQTTDVEHEVNGLLTYDRKIQKMVLERIKAVNQAVIKAGSELN, from the coding sequence ATGATAAAAACCAAAACCTCAATTTTTGTGCTGGCACTATCGCTCTTCGGTTGGCTTAATGCTTTGGCACAACAGCAACAGCTTTCAACCCCATGGACAGCAATAGCCAAGCAAACAGAAATTCCACTCTCCGAATATCCTCGTCCCCAAATGGAAAGGAATGAATGGCTATGTCTCAACGGCAAATGGGACTATATAGGTGGAAAGGATGCTCCCAATGCACTGAATCCTGCTGTCCCCATTTCCTTTGACCACAGCCGAGAAAGCATTCTTGTCCCCTATTGTCCAGAGTCCTATTTATCCGGAGTACAACGCAAACAAGAAATTAATCTGTGGTATCGTAAAAATTTCGAGCTACCTAATCATTGGAAAGGGAAAGATATTATACTCCATTTTGGTGCAGTGGATCACGATGCGACCATATTTGTAAATGGAAGAAAAGCGGGTACTCATTCAGGTGGCTACGACTCCTTCTGGATTAACATCACTGAGTTTTTAAAGGCCGGTCCAAATAACATTGTCGTTGCAGCGCATGACAAGAACGACGGTAAGTATCCTTCGGGCAAAAATGGACCTCGAGGCGACTATACATTTTCTTCTGGCATATGGCAAACTGTGTGGATGGAACCAGTAAGCAAAAACCATATACAGGGAATCAAATTGTTGCCTCAAGTAGCAGAAAAACAACTAAAAATACAGGTCACTAGCACAGCGAAGGCAAAAGTTATGGCCATCGTTTCTTCGGAGGGAAAAGAAATTTCAAAAACGGTAATTCAGTCGGGCATGGAATTTAATATCCCGGTAGAAAATCCAAAACTTTGGTCTCCTGATTCCCCTTTTTTATACGATTTAAAATTAAGTATACATGGGAAGAATGGAGAAATCATCGACGAGGTGAAGAGCTATTTTGGTATGCGTGATGTTAAACTTGGTAAGGTAAACGGAATTGTAAGGCCGCTATTGAATGACAAATTTGTGATGCAGCTCGGTCTCCTGGATCAGGGATACTGGCCCGATGGTATTCTAACAGCACCTACGGAAGAAGCGCTCAAATATGATATCGAGTTTACCAAAAAAGCTGGTTACAACCTCATTCGTAAGCATATGAAAACCGAACCCCAACGTTTCTATTATTGGGCAGATAAAATGGGACTGCTCGTGTGGCAAGATATGCCTTGCCTTTGGTATCCCGATGAAGATACTACGATTTATCGAAAAGCATTTCGTGATGAATACAAGGCCATCATTGACGACCACTACAACTCGCCATCCATTATCGCCTGGGTTCCTTTTAACGAAAACTGGGGCGCTTTCGATGTGCGCAATATTACCGACTGGACCAAACAATATGACCCTTCACGTTTAGTGAACGGTAATTCGGGATTTAACAACAATCCATCTTACCAAAAAGCTTATGGTGATCCCGGAAATGGAGACTTTGTTGACACCCATATCTATGTTGGCCCCAAGGGTGCCTCAGAGCCTGATCCGAAACGGGCAGCTTCCCTTGGAGAGTTTGGTGGCGTGGGCTTATTTGTCCGCGGTCACATGTGGCCTGTCGAAAACAATGCCTATGCCTACGAACCCACTATAGAAGCTCTCACAGACCGTTATATATTCCTAATGGATAATGTCGAACAATTGCTCCGATACAAAGGACTGAGTGTTGCTATTTATACGCAAACTACCGACGTGGAACACGAAGTCAATGGACTATTGACTTACGACCGTAAAATACAAAAAATGGTTCTTGAAAGAATAAAAGCCGTCAACCAAGCCGTGATTAAAGCTGGCAGCGAATTGAATTAG
- a CDS encoding M13 family metallopeptidase gives MKKLTLALIFLAGVYTQHAEAQTAGTGPDKGLDLSLMDKSVRPQDDFYNYVSGTWMKTAKIPSDKPTWGSFNKLAEDTDNNSMKILNSLLKDKFPEGSEGKKIQDLYASYMNLQKRNADGIKPIQGNLNRIDAIKNLKDLQNYLTSVTKEGENNFYGWGVYADLKDSKMNAVYLGDASLGLGRDYYQKENDKNTEAIAEYQKYVASMLTELGYKNADAAAKGIVDYEKSIAKTYLTNEQSRDNTLQYNPQTMAELTALVKNVNLPEYLKKVGVNTEKVIIGELGYYKNFDKLVSAQNLPVIKDYLKFHMINGSASYLSEKLGDMRFAFYGKYLRGQQEQRALNKRGFELINSTLGEAFGKLYVEKYFPAEAKAQMVELIDYLKKSFAVHINDLSWMSSATKGKALEKLNKFTVKVAYPDKWKDYSKLNILSENKGGNLYANLQNITTWRYEKDLAKIGKAVDKSEWGMTPQTVNAYYNPVNNEIVFPAAILQPPFFNPQADAAVNFGGIGAVIGHEMSHGFDDSGAQFDADGNLVDWWTPEDKANFEKATKTLAAQYDKYEPVKGTFVNGTFTNGENIADLGGVNIAYDALQMYLKDKGNPGEISGYTQDQRFFLSWATVWRTLSSEKYMVNQVKTDPHSPGYFRSFGPLINVDAFYKAFDVKQGDKLYKSPEERIKIW, from the coding sequence ATGAAAAAATTAACACTTGCCCTAATTTTCTTGGCTGGAGTCTACACACAGCATGCGGAAGCACAGACAGCAGGTACAGGACCCGACAAAGGACTTGATCTGAGCTTAATGGACAAATCTGTACGTCCACAGGATGACTTTTACAACTACGTAAGCGGAACCTGGATGAAAACGGCTAAAATTCCTTCCGACAAACCCACCTGGGGAAGCTTCAATAAATTGGCAGAAGATACGGACAACAATTCGATGAAAATTCTGAACTCACTTTTAAAAGATAAATTTCCTGAAGGAAGTGAGGGCAAAAAAATACAGGACCTGTATGCTTCTTATATGAACTTACAGAAAAGAAATGCAGACGGTATTAAACCGATCCAGGGAAATTTAAACAGAATCGACGCGATTAAAAACCTAAAAGATCTTCAGAATTATTTAACTTCCGTAACGAAAGAAGGTGAGAATAATTTCTATGGCTGGGGGGTCTACGCTGATTTAAAAGATTCAAAAATGAACGCGGTCTACTTAGGAGATGCCTCATTAGGACTAGGAAGAGATTATTATCAAAAAGAAAATGATAAAAATACCGAAGCTATTGCCGAGTATCAAAAATATGTAGCTTCCATGTTAACAGAATTAGGCTATAAAAATGCTGATGCTGCCGCAAAAGGAATCGTTGACTACGAAAAAAGCATTGCGAAGACCTACTTGACCAATGAACAAAGCCGTGATAATACGTTACAGTACAATCCACAGACCATGGCAGAGTTAACCGCCTTGGTTAAAAATGTAAATCTACCTGAGTACCTTAAAAAAGTAGGTGTCAATACAGAAAAAGTAATCATTGGGGAATTAGGTTATTACAAGAACTTCGATAAATTGGTCAGTGCACAAAACCTTCCTGTTATTAAAGATTACTTAAAATTCCATATGATCAACGGTAGTGCCTCTTATTTAAGCGAAAAATTAGGAGACATGCGATTTGCTTTTTATGGTAAGTATTTAAGAGGTCAACAAGAACAAAGAGCGTTAAATAAAAGAGGTTTTGAACTGATCAATTCTACATTAGGTGAAGCTTTCGGAAAATTATATGTCGAAAAATATTTTCCAGCTGAAGCTAAAGCACAAATGGTCGAATTGATCGACTATTTAAAGAAAAGTTTTGCAGTCCATATCAACGATTTGAGCTGGATGTCTTCGGCTACAAAAGGAAAAGCGCTTGAAAAATTAAACAAATTCACCGTAAAAGTTGCTTATCCGGACAAATGGAAAGATTATTCTAAATTGAATATTCTATCGGAAAATAAAGGCGGTAATCTGTATGCCAACCTCCAAAATATCACTACATGGCGATATGAAAAGGATCTAGCTAAAATTGGCAAGGCTGTAGACAAATCAGAATGGGGAATGACTCCACAAACAGTAAATGCCTATTACAATCCCGTAAATAATGAGATCGTGTTTCCGGCGGCTATTCTTCAACCGCCATTTTTCAATCCACAAGCCGACGCAGCTGTCAATTTCGGTGGTATAGGTGCCGTAATTGGCCACGAAATGAGCCACGGATTTGACGATTCAGGTGCGCAATTTGATGCGGACGGAAACTTGGTAGACTGGTGGACACCAGAAGATAAGGCCAATTTTGAAAAAGCAACAAAAACACTCGCAGCTCAATACGATAAATATGAGCCTGTAAAGGGCACTTTCGTTAACGGCACATTTACAAACGGCGAAAATATAGCGGATTTAGGCGGTGTAAACATTGCATACGACGCACTTCAAATGTATCTGAAAGATAAGGGAAACCCAGGTGAAATAAGTGGATACACACAAGACCAACGTTTTTTCCTAAGCTGGGCAACTGTGTGGAGAACCCTATCCAGTGAAAAATATATGGTCAACCAAGTTAAAACGGATCCACACTCTCCAGGATATTTCAGAAGTTTTGGTCCATTGATCAATGTTGATGCTTTTTACAAAGCTTTTGATGTTAAACAAGGAGACAAACTGTACAAGTCACCGGAAGAAAGAATCAAAATTTGGTAA